GACTGAAGACTAATGCCAGGGGCGAAACTTGCTCCAACTCCTTAAGAAAAGAGAGGCTTGCCGGAAACATTGCGATGGCAGGATACTCCATTTGGGACGCAAGAACCAGAGCCTCCTCCCGGTTCCAATGGATCAGCACCACCTTGCGACCCAGGTGAGGAGAATCTATCGCCTCAGAATGTTGGTGTATAACCATCTGAATAATATAACGCAGTTGACAGGCATAGTGTCTAATCGCTGCATAAAGCACTCCCAGACACCCCTTGCCTGTTTGTATTAGTCATTTGGGCGGGTTGAACTCAGGAACCCTCGAGTCCCAGCCGCCCGCCGCTTCGTATATTTAGGCATGTCCCTTCTACGGATCAACAACCTCACCATGGAGTTCGGCGGGCAGCGGTTGATGACCGGGCTGAATGCCGAACTGAACGCCGGCGACCACATCGGCCTCGTAGGCCCGAACGGCACCGGCAAGACGACACTCCTGCGGGTTATCATGCGCGAACTGGAGCCTGCCGGCGGACATATCGCCGTGCTGCCGGGTTTGCGCATCGGCTACCTCCCACAACAGGTCGATTATCCGGCTGGAATGACCGCGCGTGAAGTTGTTAGCGGTGGGCTTGGTGCGCTGCAAGGACTCGCAA
The Calditrichota bacterium genome window above contains:
- a CDS encoding ABC-F family ATP-binding cassette domain-containing protein, whose amino-acid sequence is MSLLRINNLTMEFGGQRLMTGLNAELNAGDHIGLVGPNGTGKTTLLRVIMRELEPAGGHIAVLPGLRIGYLPQQVDYPAGMTAREVVSGGLGALQGLA